The stretch of DNA gtgtccccgctctctctctctctcccccccagtgccccccagcgTGTCCATCTCGCTGGTGCCCCCCTCgagctcccagcccggccccggccgcctgCTCTGCTCCGTGATGGATTTCtaccctgctgccatccaggtGAGGTGGttccagggccagcaggagctctcGGAGCACGTGGTGGCCACCGACGTGGTTCCCAACGGGGACTGGACCtaccagctgctggtgctgctggaaactCCCCCCCGGCGCGGGCTCAGCTACAGCTGCCAGGTGGAACGcgtcagcctggagcagcccctgaggcGGCACTGGGGTACGGGGGAGCCCCTGGGGGCGCTGGCAGAgccactgggctgtgctgggagccactgggagggagctggagagagccgggctgggactgggagaggggctgggggctggacaagggctgggcaggggtttgggggatgctggggagggtGGGTTGGGGTTGGGGGAGTGCTAGTGGGCACTGtgagggagtttgggggtgctgggtgtgACTGGGAGGAAGTTTGGGAGTGCTGGGTGCAAAggcagggggtttggaggaTGCTGGATGcgactgggagggactggaatgAGCCTGGAGGGGGCGCTGGGAGAGGCTCGGGGTGTCGgtgagaggttttgggggtgctgagccctgcGGACCCCCCAGAGATGCCGCCGGACGCCGCCCGCAGCAAGATATTGATGGGGATTGGGGGCTTCGTCTTCCTGGCGCTGGGGCTCGGCTTCTCCCTGCTCAAGAAGGTCAGGGCGGGTGCCGGGGGTGGCGTCCCTCCCATGGCGGAGCGTGTGCGCTCCCGCCGGGGCCCCCAGCCCGGTGTCACCCCCTTTtctctgcccacagagctcctgagccggcggcggccgcagccccTCCCCATGGGCTCGGGCCCGGCCGGGACCCCCCGCTCCGTCCCCGCTCCgctgattttggggggggtcccgtgtccccccagccccgctggcGCTCTGCCCCCGCCCAGtgcctgctcccagtgctcccagtaaagCTTCCCAGTTGGGCCCGGGGCCGTTTATTGGGGGCGatggggaggggtttggggggggcgATGGGACGGATTTGGGCAAAGGGAGGGGGACAAAGGGTGGGGGCTGGGTCCGGGGGAgcgggaggaggaagaggacgaaggagaaggaggaaggagggggggACGTGAGAGAGAGATGAGGGGAAGGAGGCGGGAGGAGGACCGGGAGGAGCGATTGAACCGGGAGAGGAGAggcgggaggaagaggagggggagatgaTGAGAGGAGCAGAAACAAGAAAAGGAGCGGGGACCCCCCGGCCTTCATCGAGGTGTCCACGGGGGGCCAGGAAGATGTGGAACCCCCAGCCAGGAGTGTTCCCAACACGGGGGGCTCTGATCCTGAGGGTCACCCGGGATTATCCACCGCGGATCCTCCAACGGGACGTGGAGCTGGAGCGGGGCACGGAGCTCGTCCCGACCCGGGGCACTGCGGGATCCGCGGGCAGCAACAcatgctcctcctgctccatccctcctcctgctATCCGGCTGTGCCCTCACGCAGCCCGGGGGGCCCTgagggcgcggggcggggctgTGCCGTGTGCAGAGCCCGCCCCTGGCTGCGATTGGGCGATGGTGCCGTCAGTCGTGGTTGTGGCGCGCTGATTGGTGGGAGTGGGCTGAGGGCGGCCTTTGCTGGGCTGCGGCGCCATTGTCGTGTTTGCGGGGCCCGGGAGCGGCGGTAGCGGCCGGAGCGCGGTGGGAGCAGGTGGGAGCCGTGCTGGGTTGTGCTGGGGCTCGGGGCTGGCTGCGGGCCTCGGGGGCCGCAGGGGGCTCAGGCGGGTTCGTTGTGCCGTGTCCGGCCCGTGTTGCCGCTGGCGTGAGGGCGCTGCGGGAGCGGCTGCCCGCGGTCTCCTTGCGGCCGCTGCCTCGGCAGGAGCCGCTGCCGGAGCAGCGCTGGCTCGGCCCGGttgctgtggctgggacagagggggctgccccgtgcccgggGCTGTGCGGGGAAATTGCCGTGGCCGGAGGTTTCTGTGCgcagaggagacagaggagtcctgtaaAAGTGActttattgctgagcagagggagaggccGTGGGGCATTTGCCGTGCGCTTTCTGCCATT from Zonotrichia leucophrys gambelii isolate GWCS_2022_RI unplaced genomic scaffold, RI_Zleu_2.0 Scaffold_417_44678, whole genome shotgun sequence encodes:
- the LOC135441678 gene encoding LOW QUALITY PROTEIN: class II histocompatibility antigen, B-L beta chain-like (The sequence of the model RefSeq protein was modified relative to this genomic sequence to represent the inferred CDS: inserted 1 base in 1 codon; substituted 1 base at 1 genomic stop codon), producing MGRGAAAGALLVALVVLGAPPAAGAELSAVFQEIFKEECHYINGTEXVRVLGRFLXNRQHFMKFESDVGHFVGDPPYGEKVAKLMNSDSAKLEMARAEMDRFCRHTYEAPNPFITERRVPPSVSISLVPPSSSQPGPGRLLCSVMDFYPAAIQVRWFQGQQELSEHVVATDVVPNGDWTYQLLVLLETPPRRGLSYSCQVERVSLEQPLRRHWEMPPDAARSKILMGIGGFVFLALGLGFSLLKKVRAGAGGGVPPMAERVRSRRGPQPGVTPFSLPTELLSRRRPQPLPMGSGPAGTPRSVPAPLILGGVPCPPSPAGALPPPSACSQCSQ